A DNA window from Helianthus annuus cultivar XRQ/B chromosome 15, HanXRQr2.0-SUNRISE, whole genome shotgun sequence contains the following coding sequences:
- the LOC110912288 gene encoding DEAD-box ATP-dependent RNA helicase 46, whose amino-acid sequence MAAPRYAPEDSTLPKPWKGLVDGTTGNIYYWNQDTDVTQYERPTVSNGPAQAIKSSMVPSGVIAAGLLGSSAGSALSPDAYRRQHEITVTGDSVPPPFTSFEDTGFPSELLREVLAAGFTSPTPIQAQSWPVALQSRDIVAIAKTGSGKTLGYLLPGFIHLQRVQRNRHMGPTVLVLSPTRELATQIQAEAVKFGRSSKIQCTCLYGGAPKGPQLRELERGTDIVVATPGRLNDILEMRKISLSQISYLVLDEADRMLDMGFEPQIRKIVKEVPARRQTLMYTATWPKEVRKIAADLLVNPVQVNIGNVNELVANKSITQFVEVLAPTEKHRRVEQILRSQEQRAKVIIFCSTKRMCDQLARNLTRQFSAAAIHGDKSQGERDYVLNQFRTGRSPVLVATDVAARGLDIKDIRVVINYDFPTGVEDYVHRIGRTGRAGATGEAYTFFGDQDAKHASDLIKLLKGANQLVPTELQGMAARGGGMGGKFKRWGSGPGSGFGGRGGRSDSNFGGRGGRGGRSESSFGGRSSWNSGRGGGRDSNRGGYGNNGSGWSRARSRSPERFN is encoded by the exons CTATGGTGCCC AGTGGGGTAATTGCTGCTGGACTTCTTGGATCTTCAGCCGGAAGTGCTTTATCTCCAGATGCTTATCGACGGCAACATGAGATAACCGTTACC GGAGACAGCGTTCCACCACCTTTTACATCATTTGAAGATACCGGGTTTCCATCTGAGCTGCTTAGAGAG GTACTTGCTGCCGGGTTTACATCCCCGACTCCAATACAAGCACAATCATGGCCTGTTGCCCTTCAAAGTCGTGACATCGTAGCCATTGCAAAGACGGGCTCCGGAAAGACCTTGGGTTACTTACTTCCTGGATTTATTCACCTTCAACGAGTGCAAAGAAACCGTCACATGGGTCCAACCGTCTTGGTTTTGTCACCCACTAGAGAACTGGCTACCCAGATACAAGCCGAAGCAGTCAAGTTCGGAAGATCGTCAAAGATTCAGTGCACC TGTTTGTATGGAGGAGCGCCAAAGGGCCCGCAACTAAGAGAGTTGGAGCGCGGGACTGATATCGTGGTTGCAACTCCGGGTCGTTTGAATGATATCTTGGAGATGAGAAAAATAAGCCTTAGTCAGATTAGTTATTTGGTGTTGGATGAAGCAGACCGGATGTTAGACATGGGTTTCGAACCGCAGATTAGGAAAATCGTCAAGGAGGTTCCCGCGCGTCGTCAGACACTTATGTACACCGCCACATGGCCAAAGGAGGTTCGCAAGATAGCTGCGGATTTGTTGGTTAATCCCGTTCAGGTCAACATCGGCAACGTTAACGAGCTTGTTGCCAATAAGTCCATCACTCAG TTTGTTGAGGTTTTGGCTCCCACGGAGAAACATAGACGAGTGGAACAAATTTTAAGATCTCAAGAACAGAGAGCGAAGGTCATCATATTTTGTTCAACCAAAAGGATGTGTGACCAGCTGGCTCGCAACTTGACCCGCCAGTTTTCTGCTGCTGCTATTCATGGAGACAAATCTCAAGGGGAGAGAGATTACGTGTTGAATCAGTTTCGTACCGGCAGGTCTCCGGTGCTTGTAGCAACAGATGTTGCTGCTCGTGGACTAGATATCAAGGATATCAG GGTGGTGATCAACTACGACTTCCCTACTGGTGTGGAGGATTATGTGCACCGAATTGGAAGGACTGGTAGGGCAGGTGCAACCGGAGAGGCATATACCTTTTTTGGGGACCAGGATGCAAAACACGCTTCGGATCTAATCAAATTATTAAAAGGTGCGAATCAGCTTGTCCCAACGGAACTTCAAGGCATGGCGGCACGTGGTGGTGGGATGGGTGGCAAGTTTAAACGATGGGGTTCTGGTCCTGGTTCTGGTTTTGGTGGTCGTGGAGGACGATCTGATTCAAACTTTGGTGGTCGTGGAGGACGTGGAGGTAGATCTGAATCAAGCTTTGGTGGAAGGAGTAGTTGGAATTCGGGTAGGGGTGGAGGTCGTGACAG CAATAGGGGTGGTTACGGCAATAATGGTTCAGGATGGAGTAGGGCTCGTAGCCGCAGCCCGGAGAGGTTTAACTAA